A genomic window from Nocardioides rotundus includes:
- a CDS encoding DEAD/DEAH box helicase — protein sequence MTSDVLETPTHAFTDLPADLIAALAAEGITEPTPVQQAVVPDALAGHDVLGRARTGSGKTLAFGIPVLARLAGRSSRPSHPRAVIILPTRELATQVKRALEPAASSLGLKLTTVYGGTPYEAQTRRLRQRTDVVIATPGRLGDLFEQGYVFFDDVEMTVLDEADHLCDLGFYPEVDRLVGLTPAGSQRLLLSATLDGDVDALVRAHLREPRLHELDPNGGAVTTMTHHTLVVGGFRDKQRATADLVRANGRTIVFTRTRDAAMTLAETLTEQGVRAVDLHGDLSQRVRERNLARFSSGEAKAVVATDVAARGIHVDGVDMVVHFDAASDAKAYLHRSGRTARAGEDGAVVTITTPKLVSSVVRMQQQAGVEVLHHDLRTAPQPMTAEALAETGHPGPVAPQRGERKGGGRKPYARSGSGRPHGKGRPQGKGRPHGGGRPGAREGRDGARYDGRKGRRTHA from the coding sequence ATGACCTCCGACGTCCTCGAGACGCCCACGCACGCCTTCACCGACCTCCCCGCCGACCTGATCGCGGCCCTCGCGGCCGAGGGGATCACCGAGCCCACCCCGGTCCAGCAGGCCGTCGTCCCCGACGCGCTCGCCGGCCACGACGTGCTGGGCCGCGCCCGCACCGGCTCCGGCAAGACCCTGGCCTTCGGCATCCCCGTGCTGGCCCGGCTCGCCGGCCGCTCCTCGCGCCCCAGCCACCCGCGCGCCGTCATCATCCTGCCCACCCGCGAGCTGGCCACCCAGGTCAAGCGCGCGCTCGAGCCCGCCGCGTCCTCGCTGGGGCTGAAGCTGACCACGGTCTACGGCGGCACGCCGTACGAGGCCCAGACCCGCCGGCTGCGGCAGCGCACCGACGTCGTCATCGCCACCCCCGGCCGGCTCGGCGACCTCTTCGAGCAGGGCTACGTCTTCTTCGACGACGTCGAGATGACCGTCCTGGACGAGGCGGACCACCTGTGCGACCTGGGCTTCTACCCCGAGGTCGACCGGCTGGTCGGGCTCACCCCGGCCGGCTCCCAGCGGCTGCTGCTGAGCGCCACCCTGGACGGCGACGTGGACGCGCTGGTGCGCGCCCACCTGCGCGAGCCGCGGCTGCACGAGCTGGACCCCAACGGCGGCGCGGTCACCACGATGACCCACCACACGCTGGTCGTCGGGGGCTTCCGGGACAAGCAGCGGGCCACCGCGGACCTGGTCCGCGCGAACGGCCGCACCATCGTCTTCACCCGCACCCGGGACGCGGCGATGACGCTGGCCGAGACCCTCACCGAGCAGGGCGTGCGTGCGGTCGACCTGCACGGCGACCTCTCCCAGCGGGTGCGCGAGCGCAACCTGGCCCGCTTCTCCTCCGGCGAGGCGAAGGCGGTCGTGGCGACCGACGTCGCGGCCCGCGGCATCCACGTCGACGGGGTCGACATGGTCGTGCACTTCGACGCCGCCAGCGACGCCAAGGCCTACCTGCACCGCTCCGGCCGCACCGCGCGCGCCGGCGAGGACGGTGCCGTCGTCACCATCACCACGCCGAAGCTGGTCTCCTCCGTGGTCCGGATGCAGCAGCAGGCCGGCGTCGAGGTGCTGCACCACGACCTGCGTACGGCGCCCCAGCCGATGACCGCCGAGGCGCTCGCCGAGACCGGCCACCCCGGCCCGGTCGCGCCGCAGCGCGGCGAGCGAAAGGGCGGCGGCCGCAAGCCCTACGCCCGCTCCGGCTCCGGCCGGCCGCACGGCAAGGGCCGCCCCCAGGGCAAGGGCCGCCCGCACGGCGGGGGTCGCCCGGGTGCGCGCGAGGGCCGCGACGGTGCGCGGTACGACGGCCGCAAGGGCCGGCGTACCCACGCCTGA
- a CDS encoding DUF6458 family protein, with protein MGIGLGVILAVIGVILLLNVVELPAAIDDVVATNTLGWILLIAGIVVIVLALIQTRSANRSVVEERRR; from the coding sequence ATGGGAATCGGCCTCGGAGTCATCCTCGCGGTCATCGGCGTCATCCTGCTGCTCAACGTCGTCGAGCTGCCTGCAGCAATCGATGACGTGGTCGCCACCAACACGCTCGGCTGGATCCTCCTGATCGCGGGCATCGTGGTGATCGTGCTCGCCCTGATCCAGACCCGCAGCGCCAACCGCTCCGTGGTGGAGGAGCGACGACGCTGA
- a CDS encoding acyl-CoA dehydrogenase, whose protein sequence is MSHYKSNLRDIEFNLFEVLGRDDVLGQGPFGEVDGETAREILAEVDRLAREDLAASYEDSDHNPPVFDPAAHTADVPESFKKSYQAWVDSEFWRLQIGEELGGTPAPSSIIWAIGELVLGANAPIWMYGAGPAFASIVHRNGNERDKQIAQHIIDRGWNTTMVLTEPDAGSDVGAGRTKATPNEDGTWNIEGVKRFITSAESDLTDNIVHLVLARPVGVEGAGGPGTKGLSLFIVPKFHFDPETGEMTGERNGAYVTGVEHKMGIKVSNTCELTFGDPGVGGGEPARGWLLGEVHNGIAQMFQVIENARMMVGTKAIATLSTGYLNALDYAKERVQGADLTQSADKTAPRVTITHHPDVRRSLMTQKSFAEAMRALVLYTATWQDQVMQAEYAGTADSEENQLAVAVNDLLLPIVKGYGSERSWVLLGTESLQTLGGSGFLTEYPIEQYVRDAKIDTLYEGTTAIQGQDFFFRKIVKDQARALTHLNGEIDAFISSEAGNGRLKVERELLAQGLADAGELVGWMINTLMTADESAEGGDIRNIYKVGLNTTRLLMVLGDLVCAWLLLRQAEVALEKLGGEVSPADKAFYEGKVAAAKFFAANNLPAISAEVAMAKATDLELMELDESAF, encoded by the coding sequence GTGAGCCACTACAAGAGCAATCTGCGCGACATCGAGTTCAACCTCTTCGAGGTCTTGGGCCGCGACGACGTCCTGGGCCAGGGCCCGTTCGGCGAGGTCGACGGCGAGACCGCGCGCGAGATCCTGGCCGAGGTGGACCGGCTGGCCCGCGAGGACCTGGCGGCCTCCTATGAGGACAGCGACCACAACCCGCCGGTCTTCGACCCGGCCGCGCACACCGCCGACGTACCCGAGAGCTTCAAGAAGAGCTACCAGGCGTGGGTGGACTCGGAGTTCTGGCGGCTGCAGATCGGCGAGGAGCTCGGCGGCACCCCCGCACCCTCCTCGATCATCTGGGCGATCGGCGAGCTGGTGCTGGGCGCCAACGCCCCGATCTGGATGTACGGCGCCGGGCCGGCCTTCGCGAGCATCGTGCACCGCAACGGCAACGAGCGCGACAAGCAGATCGCTCAGCACATCATCGACCGCGGCTGGAACACCACCATGGTGCTCACCGAGCCCGACGCCGGCTCCGACGTGGGCGCCGGTCGCACCAAGGCCACCCCGAACGAGGACGGCACCTGGAACATCGAGGGCGTCAAGCGGTTCATCACCTCCGCCGAGTCCGACCTCACCGACAACATCGTGCACCTGGTGCTGGCCCGCCCGGTCGGCGTCGAGGGTGCCGGCGGCCCCGGCACCAAGGGCCTCTCCCTCTTCATCGTGCCGAAGTTCCACTTCGACCCCGAGACCGGCGAGATGACCGGCGAGCGCAACGGCGCCTACGTCACCGGCGTCGAGCACAAGATGGGCATCAAGGTCTCCAACACCTGCGAGCTCACGTTCGGCGACCCGGGCGTCGGCGGCGGCGAGCCGGCCCGCGGCTGGCTGCTCGGCGAGGTGCACAACGGCATCGCGCAGATGTTCCAGGTGATCGAGAACGCCCGGATGATGGTGGGCACCAAGGCCATCGCCACGCTCTCCACCGGCTACCTCAACGCGCTGGACTACGCCAAGGAGCGGGTGCAGGGCGCCGACCTCACGCAGTCCGCGGACAAGACCGCGCCGCGCGTGACGATCACTCACCACCCCGACGTCCGCCGCTCGCTGATGACCCAGAAGTCCTTCGCCGAGGCGATGCGCGCGCTGGTCCTCTACACCGCCACCTGGCAGGACCAGGTGATGCAGGCCGAGTACGCCGGCACCGCGGACTCCGAGGAGAACCAGCTCGCCGTGGCGGTCAACGACCTGCTGCTGCCGATCGTGAAGGGCTACGGCTCCGAGCGCTCCTGGGTGCTGCTGGGCACCGAGTCGCTGCAGACCCTCGGCGGCTCGGGCTTCCTCACCGAGTACCCCATCGAGCAGTACGTCCGGGACGCCAAGATCGACACCCTCTACGAGGGCACGACCGCGATCCAGGGGCAGGACTTCTTCTTCCGCAAGATCGTCAAGGACCAGGCCCGGGCGCTGACCCACCTCAACGGCGAGATCGACGCGTTCATCTCCTCCGAGGCGGGCAACGGCCGGCTCAAGGTCGAGCGCGAGCTGCTGGCGCAGGGCCTCGCCGACGCCGGCGAGCTGGTCGGCTGGATGATCAACACCCTGATGACCGCCGACGAGTCGGCCGAGGGCGGCGACATCCGCAACATCTACAAGGTCGGGCTCAACACCACCCGGCTGCTGATGGTGCTCGGCGACCTGGTCTGCGCCTGGCTGCTGCTGCGCCAGGCCGAGGTCGCGCTGGAGAAGCTGGGCGGCGAGGTCTCCCCGGCGGACAAGGCGTTCTACGAGGGCAAGGTGGCGGCGGCCAAGTTCTTCGCGGCCAACAACCTGCCCGCGATCTCCGCCGAGGTGGCGATGGCCAAGGCGACGGACCTGGAGCTGATGGAGCTCGACGAGTCGGCCTTCTGA
- a CDS encoding sulfite exporter TauE/SafE family protein yields the protein MKNFIVLAIVGLAAQLVDGSLGMAYGVTSSTLLLAVGVAPAAASAAVHFSEIGTTLVSGISHHKLGNVDWRTVSILAVPGAIGAFAGATFLASLDAAVAKPWVAGILLVLGLYVMWRFLVLRGRRPKIKSSPSPAFLAPLGLFAGAMDSLGGGGWGPVGTTTLLSSGRLEPRKVVGSIDTSEFLVAIGGSLGFLFALGSAGIDWEIAAALLVGGVIAAPFAAWLVRHLPATILGVAAGGVIVLTNTNTILEALGAPGNQRGVIAAVVAVAWVAALAFAIRDHRRNRDDVLSEEALAGVH from the coding sequence ATGAAGAACTTCATCGTCCTGGCCATCGTGGGCCTGGCAGCGCAGCTGGTGGACGGCTCGCTCGGGATGGCGTACGGCGTGACGTCCTCCACGCTGCTGCTCGCCGTCGGCGTCGCCCCGGCCGCCGCCTCGGCCGCCGTCCACTTCTCCGAGATCGGCACCACGCTGGTCTCCGGCATCTCCCACCACAAGCTCGGCAACGTCGACTGGCGCACCGTGTCGATCCTGGCGGTCCCGGGTGCGATCGGCGCCTTCGCCGGCGCGACCTTCCTGGCCTCGCTCGACGCCGCCGTCGCCAAGCCCTGGGTCGCCGGCATCCTGCTGGTGCTCGGTCTCTACGTGATGTGGCGCTTCCTGGTCCTGCGCGGCCGTCGTCCGAAGATCAAGAGCAGCCCGTCCCCGGCGTTCCTCGCCCCGCTGGGCCTCTTCGCCGGCGCGATGGACTCCCTCGGCGGTGGCGGCTGGGGCCCGGTCGGCACGACCACCCTGCTCTCCAGCGGCCGGCTCGAGCCGCGCAAGGTCGTCGGCTCGATCGACACCTCCGAGTTCCTGGTCGCGATCGGCGGCTCGCTCGGCTTCCTGTTCGCGCTCGGCTCGGCCGGCATCGACTGGGAGATCGCCGCGGCGCTGCTCGTCGGCGGTGTGATCGCCGCCCCGTTCGCCGCGTGGCTGGTGCGGCACCTGCCCGCCACCATCCTCGGTGTCGCCGCCGGTGGCGTGATCGTGCTGACCAACACCAACACGATCCTCGAGGCGCTGGGAGCGCCCGGCAACCAGCGCGGCGTGATCGCCGCGGTCGTGGCCGTCGCCTGGGTCGCGGCCCTGGCCTTCGCCATCCGCGACCACCGTCGCAACCGTGACGACGTGCTCTCCGAGGAGGCACTCGCCGGCGTGCACTGA
- a CDS encoding RrF2 family transcriptional regulator, which translates to MRVSTKSDYALRALIEMAGRADATPVSADELGRRQDIPSGFLQAILADLRRAGIVVSQRGQSGGWRLAKDADTVSVADVIRAVDGPLVSVYGLRPEAVTYKDSAEVLQHVWIAARRSLRDVFEEVSIQQLADGDLPAAVTDRTADEDAWQPH; encoded by the coding sequence ATGCGCGTCTCGACGAAGTCCGACTACGCCCTGCGGGCGCTGATCGAGATGGCCGGACGCGCGGACGCGACACCGGTGAGCGCCGACGAGCTGGGCCGGCGGCAGGACATCCCGTCCGGCTTCCTTCAGGCGATCCTGGCCGACCTGCGCCGCGCGGGCATCGTGGTCTCCCAGCGCGGTCAGTCCGGCGGCTGGCGGCTGGCCAAGGACGCCGACACCGTCAGCGTCGCCGACGTGATCCGGGCGGTGGACGGGCCGCTGGTCTCGGTCTACGGGCTGCGCCCGGAGGCGGTGACCTACAAGGACTCCGCCGAGGTGCTCCAGCACGTGTGGATCGCGGCGCGCCGCTCGCTGCGCGACGTCTTCGAGGAGGTCTCGATCCAGCAGTTGGCCGACGGCGACCTCCCCGCCGCGGTCACCGACCGGACCGCCGACGAGGACGCCTGGCAGCCGCACTGA
- a CDS encoding GNAT family N-acetyltransferase yields the protein MADQVWLPDGTEAWVLPLLHSDRERFVEEFEALSPDSRRRRFLSPVVHLSDALLQSLVDDVDGIDHVALVLFAATDADDFEPVAIGRMVRYPDLPDAADIAVTVKDSWQGRGVASALLPVLLERRPAGVTHVLTEVAADNPASLAMLHKLGPVTRTPTGHGGYDVEVDLVGAGPRHPSAERVGHRLHPVLEEPWRLLLRQRDRVCPWLQ from the coding sequence GTGGCTGACCAGGTCTGGCTGCCGGACGGTACCGAGGCATGGGTGCTGCCCCTGCTGCACTCCGACCGCGAGCGGTTCGTCGAGGAGTTCGAGGCCCTGTCCCCGGACAGCCGGCGCCGCCGCTTCCTCTCCCCCGTCGTGCACCTCTCCGACGCCCTGTTGCAGTCGCTGGTCGACGACGTGGACGGGATCGACCACGTGGCCCTGGTGCTCTTCGCCGCCACCGACGCCGACGACTTCGAACCGGTGGCGATCGGCCGGATGGTGCGCTACCCCGACCTGCCCGACGCCGCCGACATAGCGGTGACGGTGAAGGACAGCTGGCAGGGCCGGGGGGTCGCCTCCGCGCTGCTCCCGGTGCTGCTCGAACGGCGCCCGGCGGGCGTGACGCACGTGCTCACCGAGGTCGCGGCCGACAACCCCGCCTCGCTCGCGATGCTGCACAAGCTCGGTCCGGTGACGCGGACGCCGACCGGCCATGGTGGGTACGACGTGGAGGTGGACCTGGTCGGCGCCGGACCGCGCCATCCCTCGGCCGAGCGGGTCGGCCACCGGCTGCACCCGGTCCTGGAAGAGCCGTGGCGCCTGCTGCTCCGCCAGCGGGACCGGGTCTGCCCCTGGCTGCAGTGA
- a CDS encoding DUF2461 domain-containing protein yields the protein MSFEGFPVAALDFYDDLEMDNTKSFWEAHKPVYADAVRAPMTALCAALEPEFGTAKVFRPYRDVRFAKDKTPYKTHQGAFVSAGPATGWYVEISAAGVRVGVGYYRAEREQLAAIRSAIDHDRTGPELAGIVEGLEADGWERTGETLKTSPRGFDADHPRIDLLRHKSLTLGRSYGFPEEIHTAELLEWVRRDWRAGRPLVEWVQATA from the coding sequence ATGTCGTTCGAGGGCTTCCCGGTGGCCGCGCTGGACTTCTACGACGACCTGGAGATGGACAACACCAAGTCGTTCTGGGAGGCGCACAAGCCGGTGTACGCCGACGCCGTGCGGGCGCCGATGACCGCGCTCTGCGCCGCGCTCGAGCCGGAGTTCGGGACCGCGAAGGTCTTCCGCCCCTACCGGGACGTGCGGTTCGCCAAGGACAAGACGCCGTACAAGACCCACCAGGGCGCCTTCGTCTCCGCGGGACCGGCGACGGGGTGGTACGTCGAGATCTCGGCCGCCGGGGTCCGGGTCGGCGTCGGCTACTACCGCGCCGAGCGCGAGCAGCTGGCCGCGATCCGCTCGGCCATCGACCACGACCGGACCGGCCCGGAGCTGGCCGGCATCGTCGAGGGCCTGGAGGCCGACGGCTGGGAGCGGACGGGCGAGACCCTCAAGACCTCGCCGCGCGGCTTCGACGCCGACCACCCCCGGATCGACCTGCTGCGACACAAGTCGCTGACGTTGGGCCGGTCCTACGGCTTCCCCGAGGAGATCCACACCGCCGAGCTGCTGGAGTGGGTACGGCGCGACTGGCGCGCCGGGCGCCCGCTGGTCGAGTGGGTGCAGGCGACCGCCTGA
- a CDS encoding C39 family peptidase, with protein sequence MSLRSRVTTRTPRLRPGHWRPVVLTAAALAGLLAVAPLLPDRETPRPQARVIDQPGTMTATQGKVDTKMQAEIDRVVGEGMRLPRTTARMTPARMASTQVRCAELEGQTYCLGQGWTSKSEAAVQQEVAREVTAAAARRTPLETTGDLSLADELRQRAAMSPQARAKLERAELTTAAKSVAKVWLLRHEIEGTPLPAGFARRHPEARLAQGRSGAGGIRLTAGKTARDYPQRSTVVSSKRVSEQIRSYWCGPGAMQMIGWGWSGTKLSQSTWAGRLGTTTSGTAITRMVAATNRYTGWDRASRAGTYITLDISGYSFDKWWLLMMRHVEDYRAPVILHPLLYKRWFPYLDDDASGHFQMGRGYDKNGADPNLIGYFEPWNQKRFDPSEPYIKRVQWQRAYNSYRANKAHFQHNVGV encoded by the coding sequence ATGTCCCTGCGCTCCCGCGTCACGACGCGAACCCCCCGACTCCGGCCGGGCCACTGGCGGCCGGTCGTCCTGACCGCCGCCGCCCTCGCCGGCCTGCTGGCCGTCGCGCCGCTCCTGCCGGACCGCGAGACGCCGCGCCCGCAGGCGCGGGTGATCGACCAGCCCGGCACCATGACCGCCACCCAGGGCAAGGTGGACACGAAGATGCAGGCCGAGATCGACCGGGTGGTCGGCGAGGGCATGCGCCTGCCGCGGACGACGGCCCGGATGACCCCCGCCCGGATGGCGTCCACCCAGGTGCGCTGCGCCGAGCTGGAGGGCCAGACCTACTGCCTCGGCCAGGGCTGGACCTCCAAGAGCGAGGCCGCGGTCCAGCAGGAGGTGGCCCGCGAGGTCACCGCGGCCGCCGCGCGGCGTACTCCACTGGAGACCACCGGCGACCTGTCCCTGGCCGACGAGCTGCGCCAGCGCGCCGCCATGTCCCCGCAGGCCCGGGCGAAGCTGGAGCGTGCGGAGCTGACCACCGCGGCGAAGTCGGTGGCGAAGGTCTGGCTGCTCCGTCACGAGATCGAGGGCACCCCGCTGCCCGCCGGCTTCGCCCGGCGGCACCCCGAGGCCCGGCTCGCCCAGGGTCGGTCCGGTGCGGGCGGGATCCGGCTGACGGCCGGCAAGACCGCCCGCGACTACCCCCAGCGCTCCACCGTCGTCTCCAGCAAGCGCGTCTCCGAGCAGATCCGCAGCTACTGGTGCGGCCCCGGCGCCATGCAGATGATCGGCTGGGGCTGGAGCGGGACCAAGCTCTCGCAGTCCACCTGGGCCGGCCGCCTGGGCACCACCACCAGTGGTACGGCGATCACCCGGATGGTGGCCGCCACGAACAGGTACACCGGGTGGGACCGCGCCAGCCGGGCCGGCACCTACATCACCCTGGACATCAGCGGTTACAGCTTCGACAAGTGGTGGCTGCTGATGATGCGGCACGTCGAGGACTACCGCGCGCCGGTGATCCTGCACCCGCTGCTGTACAAGAGGTGGTTCCCCTACCTCGACGACGACGCGTCGGGTCACTTCCAGATGGGCCGGGGCTACGACAAGAACGGTGCGGACCCCAACCTGATCGGCTACTTCGAGCCGTGGAACCAGAAGCGTTTCGACCCCTCGGAGCCCTACATCAAGCGGGTCCAGTGGCAGCGGGCCTACAACTCCTACCGCGCCAACAAGGCCCACTTCCAGCACAACGTCGGGGTCTGA
- a CDS encoding GNAT family N-acetyltransferase has protein sequence MIVELLPPHTERAFDAMRELRTGLDQRDAFVRQVDEVQRPAGYRLVAWVPDGSDRALAVAGFRVAENLAWGRHLYVDDLSTLATARRQGHAGTLLEWLLAEAEREGCRQVHLDSGVGADRTAAHRLYLNAGFRISSHHFTREL, from the coding sequence GTGATCGTCGAGCTGCTGCCACCCCACACCGAGCGGGCCTTCGACGCGATGCGCGAGCTGCGCACCGGGTTGGACCAGCGCGACGCCTTCGTCCGGCAGGTCGACGAGGTGCAGCGCCCGGCCGGCTATCGCCTGGTGGCGTGGGTGCCGGACGGCAGCGACCGCGCCCTGGCCGTGGCCGGCTTCCGGGTCGCCGAGAACCTGGCGTGGGGCCGCCACCTGTATGTCGACGACCTCTCGACGCTCGCCACGGCGCGCCGGCAGGGGCATGCCGGCACGCTGCTCGAGTGGCTGCTGGCCGAGGCCGAGCGGGAGGGCTGCCGGCAGGTGCACCTCGACTCCGGTGTCGGCGCCGACCGTACGGCGGCACACCGGCTCTACCTCAACGCCGGGTTCCGGATCAGCTCGCACCACTTCACGCGGGAGTTGTGA
- a CDS encoding type II toxin-antitoxin system RelE family toxin: MTEPGTEWRVEFSSAAVRSLDRLPEKVAAAVVEFTTGTLPTNPHRLSQQLQAELAGWRVARRGSYRVTFQILDQDRVLLVGRIDHRADIYRRR, encoded by the coding sequence GTGACCGAGCCCGGGACCGAATGGCGAGTCGAGTTCTCCTCGGCGGCGGTCCGGTCGCTGGACCGGCTTCCGGAGAAGGTGGCTGCGGCGGTGGTCGAGTTCACCACCGGCACGCTCCCGACCAACCCCCATCGGCTCTCCCAGCAACTCCAGGCCGAGCTCGCTGGCTGGCGGGTCGCCCGTCGGGGCAGCTACCGAGTCACCTTCCAGATCCTCGACCAGGATCGAGTCCTGCTCGTCGGGCGGATCGACCACCGAGCCGACATCTACCGACGGCGCTGA
- a CDS encoding type II toxin-antitoxin system Phd/YefM family antitoxin, giving the protein MKTVALSEAKDKLSALVDEAESTHEIITITRHGHNAAVLIAADELESMRETIRLLSTPGTVEELDRAREEYAAGGTTGGDDLRSRFGLTSQ; this is encoded by the coding sequence ATGAAGACCGTCGCCCTCAGTGAGGCCAAGGACAAGCTCTCCGCGCTCGTCGACGAGGCGGAGAGCACCCACGAGATCATCACCATCACTCGGCATGGTCACAACGCCGCGGTCTTGATCGCGGCCGACGAGCTGGAGTCGATGCGCGAGACGATCAGGTTGCTCTCGACGCCCGGAACGGTTGAAGAGCTCGACCGTGCGCGCGAGGAGTACGCCGCCGGCGGGACCACTGGCGGCGACGACCTCCGGAGCCGCTTCGGCCTCACCAGCCAGTGA
- a CDS encoding SGNH/GDSL hydrolase family protein: protein MSWQRYVALGDSFTEGVGDHDPERPNGVRGWADRVAEVLGAHTPGFGYANLAIRGRKLDQILDEQVEPALALEPDLVTIYAGANDILRPSVNIDGLVERYDAALARLAATDATLLVFTAYDPSSSAIYRPLRGRFATYNELVRWAADRNGARIVDFWRMREYRDWRMWDSDRMHMSTLGHQRMAAAVLDVLGVTHELTAPELEPVLPGRPREVWAANARWGRDFLGPWVHRRLTGRSSGDGLAARRPGIAPVD, encoded by the coding sequence ATGAGCTGGCAGCGGTACGTCGCCCTCGGCGACTCCTTCACCGAGGGGGTCGGCGACCACGACCCCGAGCGCCCCAACGGGGTCCGCGGCTGGGCCGACCGGGTGGCCGAGGTGCTCGGCGCCCACACCCCCGGCTTCGGCTACGCCAACCTGGCCATCCGCGGCCGCAAGCTCGACCAGATCCTGGACGAGCAGGTGGAGCCGGCGCTCGCATTGGAGCCCGACCTGGTCACGATCTACGCCGGAGCCAACGACATCCTGCGACCCAGCGTGAACATCGACGGCCTGGTCGAGAGGTACGACGCCGCGCTGGCCCGGCTGGCCGCGACCGACGCCACGCTGCTCGTCTTCACGGCCTACGACCCGTCGAGCTCGGCGATCTACCGCCCGCTGCGCGGCCGGTTCGCGACCTACAACGAGCTGGTGCGCTGGGCCGCGGACCGCAACGGCGCCCGGATCGTCGACTTCTGGCGGATGCGGGAGTACCGCGACTGGCGGATGTGGGACAGCGACCGGATGCACATGAGCACCCTGGGTCACCAGCGGATGGCGGCCGCCGTGCTCGACGTCCTCGGCGTCACCCACGAGCTGACCGCGCCCGAGCTCGAGCCGGTGCTGCCCGGGCGTCCCCGCGAGGTGTGGGCGGCCAATGCCCGGTGGGGCCGGGACTTCCTCGGCCCGTGGGTGCACCGCCGGCTCACCGGCCGCTCCAGCGGCGACGGCCTCGCGGCACGCCGCCCGGGAATTGCTCCCGTCGACTGA
- the dcd gene encoding dCTP deaminase, whose translation MLLSDRDILAQIDAGRIAMDPWDPDMLQPSSIDVRLDRFFRVFENHRYPHIDPAADQSELTREIETEGDEAFILHPGEFVLGSTYEVVSLPDDIAARVEGKSSLGRLGLLTHATAGFVDPGFSGHVTLELANVATLPIKLYPGMKIGQFCFFQLTSPSEHPYGSAKYGSRYQGQRGPTPSRSFQNFHRTTI comes from the coding sequence GTGCTGCTCAGCGACCGCGACATCCTCGCCCAGATCGACGCCGGCCGGATCGCGATGGACCCCTGGGACCCGGACATGCTGCAGCCCTCGAGCATCGATGTACGCCTCGACCGCTTCTTCCGGGTCTTCGAGAACCACCGCTACCCGCACATCGACCCCGCGGCCGACCAGTCCGAGCTGACCCGCGAGATCGAGACCGAGGGCGACGAGGCGTTCATCCTGCACCCCGGCGAGTTCGTGCTCGGCTCGACGTATGAGGTCGTCTCGCTGCCCGACGACATCGCCGCGCGGGTGGAGGGCAAGTCGTCGCTCGGGCGGCTCGGGCTGCTCACCCACGCGACCGCCGGGTTCGTCGACCCCGGCTTCTCCGGCCACGTGACGCTGGAGCTGGCCAACGTGGCGACGCTGCCGATCAAGCTCTACCCGGGGATGAAGATCGGCCAGTTCTGCTTCTTCCAGCTGACCTCGCCCAGCGAGCACCCCTACGGCTCGGCCAAGTACGGCTCGCGCTACCAGGGCCAGCGCGGGCCCACGCCGTCGCGGTCGTTCCAGAACTTCCACCGCACGACGATCTGA